The proteins below are encoded in one region of Glandiceps talaboti chromosome 17, keGlaTala1.1, whole genome shotgun sequence:
- the LOC144448655 gene encoding flavin-containing monooxygenase 3-like, with translation MSSDTTKGTRVAVIGAGVAGLTAIKSCLEENLDPVCYERHDKLGGLWNYADELRPGQGAALYKSIVTIFSREMLTFSDFPFPKEYTPFFPHSKVLQHINSYASNFGLDKYITFNTSVTNIGKSKVGKYWKVILKNEDDSVSEEYFDYVMVCIGMFNKPFTPDYPGLDTFHGIKIHASEYRDPEKFRGKRVVVVGGSHTVGEISCEIAKTGSEVYLSLRYGTNSVSRIINGVPWDMMTFTRSNFRKSPSKFAALMESKFKTRVADYQLFGLQCTQSVLETKSMMINDEIQDRIVQGQLTPVVGIEDVEGNNFKLKDGTILENIDAVVFATGYKYSIPVIDPSWLYDDSKQVNLYKYVFPVQLDNPERLAVIGLMSLPASAWPVLEIQSRWASRVFTKKAVLPEKRRMMEDIEQNPKYTGTKYQLVIRHLYRLRTYAFEYGPMVPYWYRLQGPGAWSGARDAILNVWENTKYPTRRYRENAGK, from the exons GTGGTTTATGGAACTATGCCGACGAGCTCCGACCAGGGCAGGGTGCTGCGCTATATAAATCTATTGTAACCATCTTTAGTCGGGAAATGCTGACGTTTTCGGATTTCCCATTCCCTAAGGAATACACACCGTTTTTCCCTCACTCTAAAGTATTACAACACATAAATAGTTATGCAAGTAATTTCGGCCTGGATAAATATATCACGTTCAACACCAGCGTTACAAACATCGGGAAAAGTAAAGTCGGTAAATATTGGAAGGTGATTCTGAAAAATGAAGATGATTCAGTGAGCGAAGAATACTTTGATTACGTCATGGTATGTATTGGGATGTTTAATAAACCGTTTACACCTGATTATCCTGGATTAGATACATTCCATGGAATCAAGATTCATGCCAGTGAATATCGAGACCCTGAAAAGTTTAGAGGCAAGAGAGTTGTGGTCGTAG GAGGAAGTCACACCGTAGGTGAGATTTCGTGTGAAATTGCGAAGACTGGTTCTGAG GTATACCTAAGTTTACGTTATGGTACCAACTCTGTCTCACGTATCATAAATGGCGTCCCATGGGATATGATGACATTTACAAGATCAAACTTCAGGAAATCTCCATCAAAGTTTGCAGCATTAATGGAGAGCAAGTTTAAGACAAGGGTTGCTGATTATCAGTTGTTTGGATTACAG TGCACACAGTCAGTACTGGAAACCAAATCAATGAtgataaatgatgaaattcaagaCCGTATCGTCCAGGGACAACTTACACCAGTTGTTGGTATTGAAGACGTTGAAGGGAACAACTTTAAGTTGAAAGACGGCACTATCTTGGAAAACATTGACGCGGTGGTTTTTGCAACTGGTTATAAATACTCAATACCTGTTATCGACCCATCATGGCTATATG ATGACTCTAAGCAAGTCAACCTGTACAAGTACGTGTTTCCCGTACAACTGGATAATCCAGAAAGGTTGGCTGTGATTGGTTTGATGTCTTTACCTGCTTCAGCATGGCCAGTATTGGAAATTCAATCAAGATGGGCCAGCAGGGTCTTCACTAAGAAAGCAGTGTTACCTGAAAAAAGACGTATGATGGAAGATATTGAACAGAACCCAAAATACACCGGAACAAAATACCAACTGGTAATTAGGCATCTATATCGCTT AAGAACATATGCATTTGAGTATGGTCCAATGGTTCCTTATTGGTATCGTTTACAAGGTCCTGGTGCATGGTCTGGTGCAAGGGATGCAATCCTGAATGTCTGGGAGAACACCAAGTATCCTACAAGGCGTTATCGTGAAAATGCAGGAAAGTAA